CCCACATGAAACCTGTGTCCATTTAATATAAAAGCCCTGCACCATCTGCAGGGCTTTTTGAAAAGGCGATACCCACACCTTATGTCCCTAGAATTGTTCATTGCCGGAAGATATCTTCGCGCACGCCGCAAACAGGGTTTTATTTCTTTGATTGGCATTTTATCCGTTTTTGGTGTTGCCCTTGGCGTAATGGCGCTGGTGGTGGTTATTGCTGTCATGAGTGGGGCAGAAACGGACTTCAGGAAAAGAATCCTGGGGCTGGAACCCCATGTGCTTCTTATGGGGCAGGGCGGCGGAATAACCGATGCTGCAGGGGCGCAGGAAAAGCTGAAGGGCTTTGCCGGTGTCAATGCTACGGCACCTTTTGTTTATGGTAAAGTGGTGTTGCGGTCTTCCGGTGGAATGGGCGGTGCATTTCTGCGGGGAGTTGATCCGGAGGGCCAGCAGGTAAGTATTGAAGGAATCGACAAGAAAAGCCTGAGGGTACAGCTGAAACAGCCTGAATCGGGAGCGTCCCCCGGTATTATTCTGGGTAAAAATCTGGCGGCTGAGCTCAGGGTGGCTGTGGGTGACACTGTTCAGGTGATGTCCCCGGAATTTATGCTGTCGCCCGTGGGTATGATGCCAAAAGTTCGTCGTTTTGAGGTAACAGGACTTTTTTCTTCAGGGCTTTATGAATATGATGGCGCGCTCTGCTATGTCCGTATTGAGGAGGCCTCCGGGCTTCTGGGAATGGGTGATAAGGTTACGGGTATCGGTATATGGGTAGAAGATGTTTATAAAGCGGAAATAATCGGAGAGGAAATACGGGATGCTTTCGGCTGGGGTTTCTGGACCCGGAACTGGATGGAGATGAATAAAAATCTCTTTTCTGCTCTTAAGCTTGAAAAAACAGCCATGTTTGTCATTCTTACCCTGATCATTCTTGTTGCGGCCTTCAATATTGCCAGTTCTCTGATCATGATGGTGATGGAAAAAACAAGGGATATCGCCATACTGATGGCCATGGGGGCAACACGGTCTTTGATTCGGAGAATT
This genomic interval from Desulfobotulus pelophilus contains the following:
- a CDS encoding lipoprotein-releasing ABC transporter permease subunit, which codes for MSLELFIAGRYLRARRKQGFISLIGILSVFGVALGVMALVVVIAVMSGAETDFRKRILGLEPHVLLMGQGGGITDAAGAQEKLKGFAGVNATAPFVYGKVVLRSSGGMGGAFLRGVDPEGQQVSIEGIDKKSLRVQLKQPESGASPGIILGKNLAAELRVAVGDTVQVMSPEFMLSPVGMMPKVRRFEVTGLFSSGLYEYDGALCYVRIEEASGLLGMGDKVTGIGIWVEDVYKAEIIGEEIRDAFGWGFWTRNWMEMNKNLFSALKLEKTAMFVILTLIILVAAFNIASSLIMMVMEKTRDIAILMAMGATRSLIRRIFVLQGMIIGITGTCLGILAGVGLCLFLERYPIVKLPEAYPFTTLPVLLEWGDVFVIGGASLLICFVSTLYPAMQASRMDPVEGIRYG